The region ATGATGCTTGTTTTACATCTCGTATGCCATgtgacagaaacagacacacacaaattcttttacttgtttcagttatttgactgtggtcgTGCTGCAACACCACTTTtagaacaaattgatcccaggacttattctttcggtctcttttgccaaaccgctacgttatggCGACATagatacaccaacattggttgtcaagcgatggtgggggaacaaacacagacacatataaatatatatatacaacaaacttctttcagtttccatctaccaaatccactcacaagactttggttggcctgaggctacagtagaagacacttgcccaaggtgaacccggaaccatgtggttgggaagtgagcttcttaccacacagccactcctgcacctatgataggcttttttcattttctgtcttagaaattcacttgcaaggctttggttaatcTGGAGTTTTGgttttatacatttacttattCACATGTCAAagtccattattattgttgattgtGGCAAACAAGTAGtttatattaagtttttttttgaaGTTCTTGTACAAGACAAGACTCACTAAGCACTGAACCATGATATAAGGATGGAACATATTGCCTTTCAGGTTGTTTGAGCCATGCAAATACTTTCAGAATCTCActggatattttgttttaattattagcCCTATCAGGAAGACTCACAACATAGTTTAAACAGAGAACAATTGAAGAAACTAAAGACTACCAGCTATGGTTggcatgttgctgctgctgaatcAGACACAAGTATCCTATCTTCACACACTAACAGTAAGTAATAATGTTTGTCCAAAATTGTGGAGTGATACTGAGACTTTAAAAAATTGCTGTCAGGTTGATCATCATTAAAAGACTTGTACAAATCATTTTATTAagcatcattgttttaattaatctcatgtttcagtcattagactgcagccatgctggggcactaccttaaagaatttttagttgaatgtactCCAGgacttgatttaaaaaaaaacctagtacttattctattcatctctttggctgaactactaaattacaaagatgtaaacacatcaacactattTGTCAAGTGGTATAAGTGTcaatcacagacatatatatacacgagggcttcttttagtcttcatctaccaaatccatacacaaAGGCTTGGTCAGCATGAAACTATAGTAGGAAATACTTTCCCCAGGatgccacatagtaggactgaaccaggaactgaCTACTTTCCCATAGTTGCAGCAGTTGTGGAGTCAAGACTTTTCAATTGCCAGATGCCCTTACTCGTTACCAAGATAGTATTTCCCCCATGGTCATTTGTAATGATGactagaaatgaaggacacacacatatatatacaagaggggAGGttgatttcagtttctgtctatccaattccctcacaaggctttggtagatgctatgcagttggactgaacctgaagccatgaaTATTACCATATGTTCTACccacacattatcttgtagctttgtgaTTTCAATGAAGTAatcgtatatttttagaataacattttaaggtaggtgtgaaaggccagatctggtctgtttgaatactaaaggaaTTCactcccaaccatgtggttgcatTTTCAGCCCTGCTTCAATATACTGAAGCAGAGGAGACTCCCATTCCCTATCTTTGTTTTTGCTGATTGTAAACAATAGCCTCACTGTTCATGTGGTGGATAGTGTTTGCTTAGTCCACTGGTAAAAAGCATGCCTGGCCCTAATATGTTGCACAATCTTTGTAGACAGAGAGTTCATTTGTTCAGTGTTCCTTTTAGTTCTCCACACCCCCATGTCCAGGCTGAGAGATCAGGGCCGTTTGTAATGCATGCGCAGTGGGACAGGGGTTTTTGCTGTGGAAACCTAAAATGTGTATTCACTCAGTGCAACCAAAGCAGTGATTTTAGATTTTATGAAACACAAGCAACTCAATGCAGTCTTTTATACATAGACCACAAGGATATAAATCAGTAGAAGCACATTTTCATACTTTTACCCTTTTTGTTTTGATGCAATCACAGTAGAAACCTCAAAACACATTAAAAGAAGTTCTGTCTTTATTTCAGGGTTCTAACTACTCATACCAACCCATTTAAGGAAACCAAGTGAGCACCATGTATTTTTGCAAATGCACAAAGAACTACAAGCACAATCACTGCACTCTGCACATGTACAACATGATTTGGAAATAAAAAGTACAAATAATTCTTTAGCTTTTCAATTACTGTCTAATGCAATGCCTATATattcactgttttgaattaatcatatattatcccTTAACTTTCTAGAATGATATTGCAACATAAGTTGGCCAGACAAAGCTGGCTTAAATGCTTATGGGTTAAACTCATTATGGAATCAAATAGTTACAGGTACAATGATCTTTCTAACATATGTCTGCTGAATTCCACTACTATTGCTTCAATCAATGTTGAAAACTAAGAATTTAACGAAATAACATTAAGCTGATAAAAGTAGTTTCTGCATCAAGCATCAAAGAGTAATACAAAATTTCAGAAGAAAACTATATAAATGAGAAAGATAGCATCAACTGATACAAGAGTAAAATCATTGTGGTCAACGAAGACAACAAAAACTAATGTGCTTAATTACACAATTTATTGATGCAATTTACAGATTATGATACATTCTGTTGCTCTGTAGGAACATTGCGGATGATATCGGAATCACCtgaaaagagaaatggaaaataaaatattaaattttagcaAATTACATTTACAATAGCATAAAGCAAACAAGCATCAGTTTATATAAATTCACAAAGCCATCCACATTCACTAGAATAAGACAGGAGTCTATTTACCTGGGTCAGTGATACTCAGTGTACACACTCGGAAATACTTTCCACAAGCTGTTCCAAGATCAATATTGCTGCCGTTGTAATGGTGAACACCAGTCTTAGCCAACATAGCATAGTATTCAATCTCACTTTTCCTGCAAGAGATAAAAAATCTTCAGCATCAGATTTACAACTAACGCCATAACCAAACTAACAATAAATCACAAAAGTCCACTTTTATGCAGCCAAATTAATGAAAGTAACACTAGTTCAAAGGACTGCAATACCATTATAAAACCACCTATCAAAGAATTAGCGTGAATGCGCAAAACACGTAtgagggatttttttttaaaacagtaaataatttttttttgttgaattttccaCATCTTACTCTTAAAATATCACTTTACGTTCTTCTAGGGTGTATTATGGTGTCACATCTATTTTAGTAATACTTTTCAGCTGTATCAGTATCTCTCATTTGCTACTAATTTACAATGGGAGAAAACCTATTAACCTTTTAATGAGTAGCAAATCTTGCTCGTCATTGCAGAGGACAGGAGCAATTCATGCCAGCTTCTGTACAACACCCCATCGTAGATTCAATAAAACCAAACCAGTGTACTTGATGCAACTAGCGATTTTctctttaaaagaaat is a window of Octopus bimaculoides isolate UCB-OBI-ISO-001 chromosome 10, ASM119413v2, whole genome shotgun sequence DNA encoding:
- the LOC106883751 gene encoding 60S ribosomal protein L30, producing MVPPKKSKKAIENINSRLALVMKSGKYVLGYKQALKTIRQGKAKLVIIANNTPPLRKSEIEYYAMLAKTGVHHYNGSNIDLGTACGKYFRVCTLSITDPGDSDIIRNVPTEQQNVS